The Trinickia acidisoli genome includes a window with the following:
- the hpaE gene encoding 5-carboxymethyl-2-hydroxymuconate semialdehyde dehydrogenase, whose translation MTIKHWIDGKQVDSEESFITFNPATGDEIDAVASGDEREIELAVRAAKQAFPKWANTPAKTRAKLMRRLGELIDEHVPQLAALETQDTGLPISQTEKQLIPRASENFQFFAEVCVRMDGRTYPVDDQMLNYTLYQPVGVCALISPWNVPFMTATWKVAPCLALGNTAVLKMSELSPLTADRLGLLALEAGIPPGVLNVVHGYGARAGDALVRHSDVRAVSFTGGTATGKRIVERAGLKKFSMELGGKSPVLIFDDADIERALDASLFTIFSLNGERCTAGSRIFVQRTIYDRFVAEFARRAQRLMVGDPSDETTQVGAMISREHWEKVTGYIRLGQEEGARLVAGGAQKPSGLPAHVAAGNFVQPTVLADVDNRMRVAQEEIFGPVACLIPFDDEDEGLRLANDVPYGLASYVWTQDIGKAHRLARGIEAGMVFINSQNVRDLRQPFGGVKASGTGREGGDYSLEVFAEVKNVCISMGHHHIPKWGV comes from the coding sequence GTGACGATCAAACATTGGATCGACGGTAAGCAAGTCGATAGTGAGGAATCCTTCATAACCTTCAATCCTGCGACGGGCGACGAGATCGACGCGGTTGCGTCCGGCGACGAGCGAGAGATCGAACTGGCCGTGCGCGCAGCCAAACAAGCGTTTCCCAAGTGGGCGAACACCCCGGCCAAGACGCGCGCCAAGCTGATGCGCCGCTTGGGCGAACTCATCGACGAGCACGTCCCGCAGCTCGCGGCGTTGGAGACGCAGGACACGGGTTTGCCGATCTCGCAGACGGAAAAGCAGTTGATTCCCCGCGCATCGGAAAATTTTCAGTTCTTCGCCGAAGTGTGCGTGCGGATGGACGGTCGCACGTATCCCGTCGACGATCAGATGCTCAACTACACGCTGTATCAGCCAGTCGGTGTCTGCGCGCTGATCTCGCCGTGGAACGTACCGTTCATGACGGCCACTTGGAAGGTGGCGCCGTGTCTTGCGCTCGGCAATACGGCGGTTCTTAAGATGTCGGAGCTCTCGCCGCTGACGGCCGATCGGCTCGGTCTGCTCGCGCTCGAGGCGGGCATTCCCCCGGGCGTGCTCAATGTCGTGCACGGCTACGGCGCGCGGGCGGGCGATGCGCTCGTGCGGCACTCGGATGTGCGAGCCGTTTCGTTTACCGGGGGTACGGCGACAGGCAAACGGATCGTGGAGCGCGCCGGCCTGAAGAAATTTTCGATGGAGCTTGGCGGCAAGTCGCCCGTGCTGATTTTCGACGATGCCGATATCGAGCGTGCGCTCGATGCTTCGCTGTTTACGATCTTTTCGCTCAACGGCGAACGCTGCACGGCCGGCTCGCGCATATTCGTGCAGCGAACGATTTACGACCGCTTCGTCGCCGAGTTTGCGCGGCGCGCACAGCGGCTCATGGTCGGCGATCCGAGCGACGAGACGACGCAAGTGGGGGCGATGATTTCGCGTGAGCATTGGGAGAAGGTGACGGGCTATATTCGGCTTGGGCAAGAGGAGGGCGCACGGCTCGTGGCCGGCGGCGCGCAGAAGCCTTCGGGGTTACCCGCTCACGTTGCCGCCGGCAATTTCGTGCAGCCCACCGTGTTGGCCGACGTCGATAACCGCATGCGCGTGGCGCAAGAAGAAATCTTCGGCCCCGTCGCGTGCTTGATTCCGTTCGACGACGAAGACGAGGGCCTGCGTTTGGCGAACGATGTGCCTTATGGATTGGCTTCCTACGTATGGACGCAGGACATCGGCAAGGCGCATCGGCTCGCGCGCGGCATCGAGGCCGGCATGGTGTTCATCAACAGTCAGAACGTGCGCGACCTGCGGCAACCGTTCGGGGGCGTGAAAGCGTCGGGCACGGGGCGCGAGGGCGGCGACTACAGCCTCGAAGTGTTCGCCGAAGTGAAGAACGTTTGCATCTCGATGGGGCATCATCACATTCCGAAGTGGGGTGTTTGA
- a CDS encoding fumarylacetoacetate hydrolase family protein gives MKTARVVYNGALHTATSADAAAQSIRLDTGRIVGEAEVTWLPPVAPRTTFALGLNYADHAKELAFKAPEEPLVFLKGSNTFVGHRSSTVRPSDAAYMHYECELAVVIGRRARNVDRASAYDYVRGYTIANDYAVRDYLENYYRPSLRVKNRDTCTPLGPWLVERADVPDPMNLALRTYVNGRKTQDGSTRDMIFDIASLIAYLSGFMTLDAGDLILTGTPQGLADTRCGDEVVCEIAGIGRLVNTIVSEANYYGDSGERGPGELQARRTRSER, from the coding sequence ATGAAAACCGCTCGCGTGGTCTACAACGGCGCGTTGCACACGGCCACGTCCGCCGACGCCGCGGCGCAATCGATACGGCTCGACACGGGACGTATCGTCGGCGAGGCGGAGGTGACGTGGCTGCCTCCGGTCGCACCTCGTACGACGTTCGCGCTCGGCCTGAACTACGCCGATCATGCGAAGGAGCTGGCTTTCAAGGCACCGGAAGAGCCTCTCGTTTTTCTCAAGGGATCAAATACCTTCGTCGGCCATCGATCCTCGACGGTGCGGCCGAGCGATGCCGCCTACATGCACTACGAGTGCGAGCTCGCGGTCGTCATCGGCCGCCGTGCGCGCAACGTGGATCGTGCGAGCGCATACGACTATGTGCGCGGCTATACGATCGCTAACGATTACGCGGTGCGCGACTATCTCGAGAACTACTATCGACCAAGCTTGCGCGTCAAGAATCGCGATACCTGCACGCCGCTCGGCCCTTGGCTCGTCGAGCGTGCCGACGTGCCCGATCCCATGAATCTCGCGTTGCGCACGTACGTCAACGGCCGCAAGACGCAGGATGGCTCGACGCGCGACATGATCTTCGATATCGCTTCGCTGATCGCCTATCTGAGCGGGTTCATGACGCTCGATGCGGGCGACCTGATTTTGACGGGCACGCCGCAGGGATTGGCCGATACGCGCTGCGGCGACGAAGTGGTCTGCGAAATCGCAGGTATCGGGCGGCTCGTCAATACGATCGTAAGCGAAGCGAACTACTACGGCGATTCGGGCGAGCGTGGCCCTGGCGAGTTGCAGGCAAGAAGAACAAGGAGTGAACGGTGA
- a CDS encoding fumarylacetoacetate hydrolase family protein gives MRLPCIADVATHVSCGEVDVGTVYGAALNFGSALKALGEAVYAPPYGKPPCAPVLHIKPANTHVPHGAHVTVPNGARELEIGASLAVVIGRRAVRVPKARALDHVLGYTLASDIGMPNPSYYRPAVRFKCRDGFCPLGPAVVLPQSIRNPNELRIVVRIDGDVRQESYTSDALRSVEALIADVTAFMTLDAGDVLLLGTPADTPRARAGARIEIIADEIGTLAHTLVAEGEA, from the coding sequence ATGAGATTGCCATGCATTGCCGACGTCGCGACGCATGTGTCATGCGGTGAAGTCGACGTCGGCACCGTGTACGGCGCGGCGCTCAATTTCGGCAGCGCGCTGAAGGCGCTCGGCGAGGCCGTTTATGCGCCGCCTTACGGGAAACCACCGTGCGCGCCCGTGCTGCATATCAAGCCCGCGAACACGCATGTGCCGCATGGCGCGCACGTAACGGTGCCGAACGGGGCGCGCGAACTCGAAATCGGCGCATCGCTGGCCGTCGTCATCGGTCGCCGGGCGGTGCGTGTACCAAAGGCGCGAGCCCTCGATCACGTGCTCGGCTACACGCTAGCGAGCGACATCGGCATGCCGAATCCCAGCTACTACCGGCCCGCCGTGCGGTTCAAATGCCGCGACGGGTTTTGCCCGCTCGGCCCTGCGGTCGTGCTGCCTCAGTCCATTAGGAATCCTAACGAGTTGCGTATCGTCGTCCGAATCGACGGAGACGTTAGACAGGAGTCCTACACATCGGATGCTTTGCGATCGGTCGAAGCGCTGATCGCGGACGTGACGGCGTTCATGACGCTCGATGCGGGCGATGTGCTGCTGCTCGGCACGCCGGCCGACACGCCGCGTGCACGGGCTGGCGCCCGCATTGAAATCATCGCGGACGAAATCGGCACGTTGGCGCATACGCTCGTCGCGGAGGGCGAGGCATGA
- the hpaR gene encoding homoprotocatechuate degradation operon regulator HpaR produces MTRTFDHRNLAMLLLQSREALMGVFRPILKDFSLTEQQWRILRTLDEAPRNELEAGQIAKLSCILSPSLTGVLDRMERDGLIRRERPPEDQRKWIVGLTQKSRAIVAQIRPRVDAQYAQLEARLGQTALDDIYRRLDALIEALPSGHDVGDAHSGAPRRSPPFFCKETGS; encoded by the coding sequence ATGACGCGCACGTTCGATCACCGAAATTTGGCCATGCTCTTGCTGCAATCGCGCGAGGCGCTAATGGGTGTGTTCCGGCCGATCCTGAAGGATTTTTCGTTGACCGAGCAGCAATGGCGCATCCTGCGCACGCTCGACGAAGCGCCGCGCAACGAGCTCGAAGCGGGCCAGATCGCGAAGCTTTCGTGCATTCTGAGCCCCAGCTTGACGGGGGTGCTCGACCGCATGGAACGCGATGGGCTCATACGCCGCGAACGTCCTCCCGAGGACCAGCGCAAATGGATCGTCGGCCTGACGCAAAAGAGCCGCGCGATCGTGGCGCAAATCCGGCCCCGCGTCGATGCGCAGTATGCGCAGCTCGAAGCGCGCCTCGGCCAAACGGCGCTCGACGACATTTATCGCCGTCTCGACGCATTGATCGAAGCACTGCCGTCCGGTCACGACGTCGGCGATGCGCACAGCGGAGCGCCACGGCGCAGCCCCCCCTTCTTTTGCAAGGAAACCGGTTCGTGA
- a CDS encoding AAA family ATPase, with the protein MTYLVFICGHAGTGKTTIAKRLVGPLMRETGEAFCLLDKDTLYGRYSAAAMGALTGDANDRDSPLYLQHLRDPEYHGLLDTARENLELGVGVIVVGPLSREVRERKLFDRGWLGVGNDVTIRIVWVSTSEETAHARIIARHNPNDAYKLAHWDEYRQRRFVPSGAARAGLIMFDNTAPTAAEFDALLRDVL; encoded by the coding sequence GTGACTTACCTCGTATTCATCTGCGGCCATGCCGGCACGGGCAAGACGACGATCGCCAAGCGCCTCGTCGGCCCGCTCATGCGCGAGACGGGCGAGGCCTTTTGCCTGCTCGACAAGGACACGCTCTACGGGCGCTACAGCGCGGCAGCAATGGGGGCGCTGACGGGCGACGCCAACGATCGCGACAGCCCGCTCTACCTTCAGCATCTGCGCGACCCCGAATACCACGGGCTGCTCGATACGGCGCGCGAAAATCTCGAGTTGGGCGTCGGCGTGATCGTCGTCGGCCCGCTTTCGCGCGAGGTACGCGAGCGCAAGCTGTTCGACCGCGGTTGGTTGGGTGTCGGCAACGACGTGACGATCCGCATCGTCTGGGTGTCCACGTCGGAGGAAACGGCACACGCGCGCATCATCGCGCGCCACAATCCCAACGACGCCTATAAGCTCGCGCATTGGGACGAATATCGGCAGCGCCGCTTCGTCCCGAGCGGTGCTGCGCGCGCGGGTCTCATCATGTTCGATAACACGGCGCCGACCGCCGCCGAATTCGACGCCCTGCTGCGCGACGTGCTGTAA
- a CDS encoding saccharopine dehydrogenase C-terminal domain-containing protein: MKVAIVGAGLIGHTIAHMLRETGDYEVVAFDRDTHALEKLAREGIATERVDSADSNAIRAAVQGFDVLVNALPYYLAVNVAAAAKAAGVHYFDLTEDVRATHAIRALADGAPHAFMPQCGLAPGFIGIAAHELANRFSEIREVKMRVGALPEFPTNALKYNLTWSVDGLINEYCQPCEAIRDARTQWVQPLEGLEHFSLDGTEYEAFNTSGGLGTLCETLSGRVESLDYKSVRYPGHRDLVKFLLEDLRLSSDRDTLKTIMRRAVPSTSQDVVLIFVTVTGMRDGQLVQDVFTRKIFAKTVCGVPMSAIQITTAGAMCAVLDLFREGKLPQNGFVRQEQVSLREFLANRFGRLYEGATLDAMATA, from the coding sequence ATGAAAGTCGCTATCGTCGGTGCGGGGCTGATCGGCCACACCATTGCCCATATGTTGCGTGAAACCGGCGACTACGAAGTCGTGGCGTTCGATCGCGATACACACGCGCTCGAAAAGCTGGCACGCGAAGGCATTGCCACGGAGCGTGTCGACTCGGCCGATTCGAATGCGATCCGGGCGGCCGTCCAAGGCTTCGACGTACTGGTCAATGCATTGCCGTATTATCTGGCCGTCAACGTTGCTGCCGCGGCGAAGGCGGCCGGTGTCCATTACTTCGATCTGACCGAAGACGTGCGCGCCACGCATGCGATCCGCGCGCTCGCGGACGGCGCACCCCACGCTTTCATGCCGCAATGCGGCCTCGCGCCGGGCTTCATCGGCATTGCCGCGCACGAACTCGCCAATCGCTTTTCCGAAATCCGAGAAGTGAAGATGCGCGTTGGTGCGCTGCCCGAGTTTCCAACGAACGCGCTCAAATACAACCTGACCTGGAGCGTCGACGGCCTCATCAACGAGTATTGCCAGCCATGCGAAGCGATCCGCGATGCGCGTACGCAATGGGTACAGCCGCTCGAAGGGCTCGAGCATTTCTCGCTCGACGGCACCGAATACGAAGCGTTCAATACGTCGGGCGGGCTCGGCACGCTTTGCGAAACGCTGTCGGGGCGAGTCGAATCGCTCGATTACAAGTCGGTCCGCTATCCAGGCCACCGTGATCTCGTCAAGTTTCTACTCGAAGACCTGCGGCTCTCGAGCGATCGCGACACACTCAAGACGATCATGCGGCGCGCCGTGCCGTCTACCTCGCAAGACGTCGTGCTGATCTTCGTAACGGTCACGGGTATGCGCGACGGCCAACTCGTGCAGGACGTCTTCACGCGCAAGATCTTCGCGAAAACCGTTTGCGGCGTGCCGATGAGTGCGATTCAAATTACGACGGCCGGTGCGATGTGCGCGGTGCTCGACCTGTTCCGCGAGGGCAAACTGCCCCAAAACGGTTTCGTGCGACAAGAGCAAGTCTCGCTGCGAGAGTTCCTTGCGAATCGCTTCGGTCGGCTGTACGAGGGCGCGACGCTCGACGCGATGGCGACGGCCTGA
- a CDS encoding Lrp/AsnC family transcriptional regulator translates to MRPPRLDQLDDLDRDLLTLLQENARESVANLARRLGVARTTVLARIERLERMQVIAGYGVRLGQDVLDASINAYVGIILAPKFGPSTLKRLEKMPEVQLLCAVSGEYDYVAWLRAASPDRLNELLDQIGALEGVERTTTSIILARKIDRNAFGG, encoded by the coding sequence ATGAGACCTCCGCGCCTCGACCAGCTCGACGACCTCGACCGCGACCTGCTCACCCTGTTGCAGGAGAACGCACGCGAGAGCGTCGCCAACTTGGCGCGCCGGCTCGGCGTCGCGCGTACTACCGTGCTGGCCCGTATCGAACGTCTCGAGCGGATGCAGGTCATCGCCGGCTACGGCGTGCGGCTGGGGCAGGACGTGCTCGACGCCAGCATCAATGCGTACGTCGGCATTATTCTCGCGCCGAAATTCGGCCCGAGCACGCTCAAGCGGCTCGAGAAGATGCCCGAAGTGCAATTGCTGTGCGCGGTCAGCGGCGAATACGATTACGTCGCCTGGCTGCGCGCGGCCTCGCCCGACCGGCTCAACGAATTGCTCGACCAGATCGGCGCGCTCGAAGGCGTCGAGCGGACGACCACCTCCATCATCCTCGCGCGCAAGATCGATCGAAACGCTTTCGGCGGCTGA
- the panE gene encoding 2-dehydropantoate 2-reductase → MRILVVGAGAVGGYFGGRMALAGQNVTFLVREARAAQLAADGLVIKSPRGDATLADVKTVLTSQIDSPYDLVLLSCKAYDLDSAMDAFAPAVGPSTTILPMLNGMRHLDLLRARFGNANVLGGVCLIAATLDASRAIVQMTDMHAIVFGELDGAKSARVEAIAAALRTGGFDVDATDAIVQQMWEKWVFLATLAGSTCLFRANVGNILAAPGGEAAIRALFDECGAVAAAYGHAVRASFAERSRAMLFASGSSLTASMLRDIENGLRTEGDHVLGDLLKRRPANAAVGSAATTPTLLELAYTHVKAYEARHGR, encoded by the coding sequence ATGCGGATTCTAGTCGTGGGCGCCGGCGCGGTCGGCGGGTACTTCGGCGGGCGAATGGCGCTGGCGGGGCAGAACGTGACGTTTCTCGTACGCGAAGCGAGGGCCGCGCAGTTGGCCGCCGACGGCCTCGTCATCAAGAGCCCGAGAGGCGACGCCACGCTCGCCGACGTCAAAACCGTACTGACGTCGCAGATCGACAGTCCCTACGATCTCGTTCTGCTGAGCTGCAAGGCTTACGATCTCGACAGCGCGATGGATGCGTTCGCGCCGGCCGTGGGGCCATCCACGACGATCTTGCCGATGCTCAACGGGATGCGGCATCTCGATTTGCTTCGCGCACGCTTCGGCAACGCGAACGTGCTGGGCGGTGTTTGTCTGATCGCCGCGACGCTCGATGCCTCGCGGGCGATCGTTCAGATGACGGACATGCATGCGATCGTCTTCGGTGAGCTTGACGGCGCCAAGAGCGCACGCGTAGAGGCCATCGCAGCGGCCTTGCGCACGGGCGGTTTCGACGTCGACGCGACCGATGCGATCGTGCAGCAGATGTGGGAAAAATGGGTGTTTCTCGCGACGCTCGCGGGCAGCACGTGTTTGTTTCGTGCGAACGTGGGCAACATCCTCGCCGCGCCCGGCGGCGAGGCGGCGATCCGGGCGTTGTTCGACGAATGCGGCGCAGTCGCCGCCGCGTACGGTCATGCCGTTCGCGCATCGTTCGCCGAGCGCTCGCGCGCGATGTTGTTCGCGTCGGGCTCGTCGTTGACGGCGTCCATGTTGCGCGATATCGAGAACGGTTTGCGCACGGAAGGCGACCACGTGCTCGGCGACCTGCTGAAACGGCGTCCGGCAAACGCGGCGGTTGGCTCGGCCGCCACGACCCCCACGCTGCTCGAGCTAGCCTATACGCATGTGAAAGCCTACGAAGCGCGGCATGGGCGATAA
- a CDS encoding Spy/CpxP family protein refolding chaperone, which translates to MKRTIVILACALATSGAFAQASAPEAAPDMAASAPAGAHANKREARVEERIAYLHSQLKITAAQEPQWKTFADVMRSNGQNMGRLFRQRTQAEHTQSALDNMKQYAELAQAHADDMKQLVDAFDPLYNSFSPEQKKLADTTFRQSEPRHGRGAHGAKSAAPAQQ; encoded by the coding sequence ATGAAACGGACAATCGTCATTCTCGCGTGCGCACTCGCAACGAGCGGGGCGTTCGCGCAAGCGTCGGCGCCGGAAGCCGCGCCGGACATGGCGGCCAGCGCACCGGCCGGCGCTCACGCGAACAAGCGCGAAGCACGCGTCGAAGAGCGGATCGCGTATCTGCACTCGCAGCTCAAGATCACGGCCGCGCAGGAGCCGCAGTGGAAGACGTTCGCCGATGTCATGCGCTCGAACGGGCAGAACATGGGCCGGCTCTTCCGTCAACGAACGCAGGCCGAGCATACCCAATCGGCGCTCGACAACATGAAGCAATACGCCGAGCTTGCGCAGGCGCACGCCGACGACATGAAGCAACTCGTGGATGCGTTCGATCCGCTCTACAACAGCTTTTCGCCCGAGCAGAAGAAACTCGCCGATACGACGTTCCGTCAGAGCGAGCCACGTCATGGCCGCGGCGCTCACGGCGCCAAATCCGCCGCTCCCGCACAGCAGTGA
- a CDS encoding PGDYG domain-containing protein, whose translation MIELKDIDLRDDPAAGRYVKNEVVAVEFAQASGELMSLEGANRFGPGDALITGTGGARWVVERARFDDKYVPADAALAHGAPGRYRNRPVIVLAKRMDAPFSMARRAAGDVLSGTAGDWVLQYAPGDYGVVRADRFAQVYRAEEPS comes from the coding sequence ATGATCGAATTGAAAGACATCGACCTGCGCGACGATCCCGCCGCGGGGCGATATGTGAAAAACGAGGTCGTCGCTGTCGAGTTCGCGCAGGCGAGCGGCGAATTGATGAGCCTCGAAGGCGCAAACCGCTTCGGCCCGGGCGATGCCCTGATCACCGGCACGGGCGGTGCGCGCTGGGTGGTCGAGCGCGCACGCTTCGACGACAAATACGTTCCGGCCGATGCCGCCCTCGCCCACGGCGCACCGGGCCGCTATCGAAACCGCCCCGTGATCGTGCTCGCCAAGCGGATGGATGCGCCCTTCTCGATGGCGCGCCGGGCTGCCGGCGACGTCCTGAGCGGCACAGCCGGCGATTGGGTGCTGCAATACGCGCCCGGCGATTATGGCGTCGTGCGCGCCGATCGCTTCGCTCAGGTCTATCGGGCCGAGGAACCAAGCTAG
- a CDS encoding DUF3022 domain-containing protein, translating to MELYRFECASADIEALARAVSDLFPEQTVFAERVGDDGTPYLAVQWVAMRFGPTARRMTLTIVFAASALARFRALPPRMQARSYAVLRAYVEAELGSLEEQYAAGEAVPREVTIDLGDEFA from the coding sequence ATGGAACTTTACCGATTCGAATGTGCGAGTGCAGATATCGAAGCGCTCGCTCGCGCTGTCAGCGATCTCTTTCCCGAGCAGACGGTTTTTGCCGAACGAGTAGGCGACGACGGCACGCCGTACCTCGCCGTCCAGTGGGTCGCGATGCGATTCGGTCCTACCGCGCGCCGCATGACGCTGACCATCGTGTTTGCCGCGTCGGCGCTGGCGCGCTTCCGTGCGTTACCGCCGCGCATGCAGGCGCGTAGCTATGCCGTGCTGCGCGCCTATGTCGAGGCTGAACTCGGTTCGCTGGAGGAGCAATACGCAGCCGGTGAAGCGGTGCCGCGCGAGGTGACGATCGATCTCGGCGACGAGTTCGCCTAA
- a CDS encoding LacI family DNA-binding transcriptional regulator, giving the protein MGATRRATISDVAREAGTGKTSVSRYLNGETNVLSADLRSRIEAAIKRLDYRPNQMARGLKRGRNRLVGLLVADITNPYTVGVLRGVEAACHALGLMPLVCNAANEVEMERRYLQLMTTYRVEGVIVNALGVKEETLRPVGDGGTPAVLVDRSIEGLSADMVGLDNGEAVKLGMRHLLEQGFDDVRFVVQPYERVSSRRLREAAFRATLEQARRDRGADAMPLQGETLVLDLADVDAVAHVHEAIDRHVDEASKAGGRRVAYFAANGPVALSVALHLHARYGARWQERVALMSIDDSEWAELIGVTAIRQPTYAIGYRAVEFLHERIEGDVEPAREAMLPGELVVRRSTVWHDDD; this is encoded by the coding sequence ATGGGCGCGACACGCCGCGCGACGATCAGCGATGTCGCCCGCGAGGCCGGCACCGGCAAGACCAGCGTTTCGCGTTATCTGAACGGCGAGACCAACGTGCTCTCCGCGGATTTGCGCTCACGCATCGAAGCGGCGATCAAACGGCTCGACTATCGGCCCAATCAAATGGCCCGCGGCTTGAAACGCGGCCGCAATCGGCTCGTCGGCTTGCTCGTCGCCGACATAACGAACCCATACACCGTAGGCGTGCTGCGCGGCGTAGAGGCTGCTTGCCACGCACTCGGTCTGATGCCGCTCGTATGCAACGCGGCTAACGAAGTCGAAATGGAGCGGCGCTACTTGCAGTTGATGACGACCTATCGCGTCGAGGGCGTGATCGTCAATGCGCTGGGGGTCAAAGAAGAGACGTTGCGGCCCGTCGGCGACGGCGGTACGCCCGCCGTGCTCGTCGATCGCTCGATCGAGGGACTCTCGGCCGATATGGTCGGGCTCGATAACGGCGAGGCCGTCAAGCTGGGCATGCGCCATTTGCTCGAGCAGGGTTTCGACGACGTTCGCTTCGTCGTTCAACCCTACGAGCGTGTGAGCTCGCGGCGCCTTCGCGAAGCCGCGTTTCGCGCGACCCTCGAGCAGGCGCGACGCGATCGCGGCGCCGACGCGATGCCGTTGCAAGGGGAAACGCTCGTGCTCGACCTAGCCGATGTCGACGCGGTCGCACACGTGCATGAGGCGATCGACCGGCACGTGGACGAGGCGTCGAAGGCAGGCGGGCGGCGCGTGGCATACTTTGCCGCCAATGGGCCCGTTGCCTTGTCGGTGGCACTGCATCTGCACGCCCGATACGGTGCGCGTTGGCAGGAGCGCGTGGCCCTGATGTCGATCGACGACTCCGAATGGGCAGAGCTGATCGGCGTGACGGCGATTCGGCAGCCCACTTACGCGATCGGATACCGGGCCGTGGAATTCTTGCACGAACGTATCGAAGGCGACGTGGAGCCCGCACGGGAGGCGATGCTGCCCGGCGAACTCGTGGTGCGCCGCTCGACCGTTTGGCATGACGACGATTGA
- a CDS encoding 2-hydroxyacid dehydrogenase produces MTPKIVAYKSLPPDVLDYLREHAQVVVLESDLAHEALAAAVGEALVDADGAIGASVKVTPAMIEHATRLKAISTISVGVDNFDLADLTRRGIVLAHTPDVLTESTADTVFALVLSTARRVVELADWVKAGQWRGSIGPEQYGVDVNGKTIGIVGLGRIGGALARRAALGFGMRVLYTNRHPNEVAERAYGARRVELDDLLAQSDFVCLQVPLTPQTRRLISATELRAMKRSAILINASRGAIVDEAALIAALADGTIAGAGLDVFEHEPLAADSPLLAMRNVVALPHIGSATHETRHAMARCAAENLVAALAGQLSRNVANPEVLAR; encoded by the coding sequence ATGACACCGAAGATCGTCGCCTACAAGAGCCTGCCGCCGGACGTGCTCGACTATTTGCGCGAGCATGCGCAGGTCGTCGTTTTGGAGTCCGACCTCGCGCACGAAGCGCTGGCCGCGGCCGTCGGCGAAGCCCTCGTCGATGCCGACGGCGCCATCGGCGCGAGTGTCAAGGTGACGCCGGCAATGATCGAGCACGCGACGCGGCTCAAGGCGATTTCGACGATCTCGGTGGGCGTCGACAACTTCGACTTGGCCGATCTGACTCGGCGCGGAATCGTCCTCGCCCATACGCCCGACGTTCTCACGGAATCGACGGCGGATACGGTATTCGCACTGGTGTTGTCGACAGCGCGGCGCGTGGTGGAGCTCGCCGATTGGGTCAAGGCCGGCCAGTGGCGCGGGAGCATCGGCCCGGAGCAATACGGCGTAGACGTCAACGGCAAGACGATCGGCATCGTCGGCCTTGGACGTATCGGCGGTGCACTCGCGCGGCGCGCCGCGCTCGGCTTCGGGATGCGCGTGCTTTATACGAACCGGCATCCGAACGAGGTGGCCGAGCGCGCCTATGGCGCTCGACGGGTCGAGCTCGACGATTTGCTTGCGCAATCGGATTTCGTGTGCCTGCAAGTGCCGCTCACGCCGCAGACTCGGCGTTTGATCAGTGCCACCGAGCTGCGGGCGATGAAGCGTAGCGCGATCCTGATCAATGCCTCGCGCGGGGCGATCGTCGACGAAGCCGCGCTGATCGCCGCGCTCGCCGACGGCACGATCGCGGGTGCGGGCCTCGATGTGTTCGAGCACGAACCGCTCGCCGCCGATTCGCCGCTGCTTGCGATGCGCAACGTCGTCGCGCTGCCGCACATTGGTTCGGCCACGCACGAAACACGTCACGCGATGGCGCGGTGCGCCGCCGAGAACCTCGTCGCCGCGCTGGCCGGGCAGCTCTCGCGCAACGTCGCGAATCCCGAGGTCCTCGCGCGCTAG